One Kribbella sp. NBC_00662 genomic region harbors:
- a CDS encoding immune inhibitor A domain-containing protein has translation MRKLPAGLFSLALAATTGLGLAAASATNAATPPKQGSAPIASEAAPAPDELSSPLEDKRRELRQEALTQVINGQATPEQRNGSTVVKVGTKAAGAKGTKNAKGKVDQYVELSREKTDRIFVVLAEFGNERHPNYPDQDTSAAFPGPARFDGPLHNQIPAPDRSVDNSTVWQADYSQQHFQDMYFGNGNSLKKYYEKQSSGRYSVSGEVTDWVKVKYNEARYGRSNGYPCTGNVCNNTWNLIQDAVNQWVADQEAKGRTKAQITADLKTFDQWDRYDYDGDGNFNEPDGYIDHFQIVHSGGDQADGDPWQGEDAIWSHRWYAGFPGGPVTSPTAGGAQIGDTGLYVGDYTIQPENGGISVFAHEYGHDLGLPDEYDTSGAAVENGVNWWTIMSQSRVSKPSDGGIGEQAADFNAWDKLQLGWLDYEIVTAGQNRTVDLGPHEYNSKKAQGLVVTLPKKQVEHQLVQPSAGTKDWWSGQGNNFTHTMSRQVTLPAGQPASLTFQANWDIEDCGTTACDYAYVDVNDGTGFKTVPGNITKAAEGNGIDGKSNGWVPATFDLSTYAGKTITLQFRYATDPAAGGIGFFADDIKVTSGSTTVVNSGAETSPDGWTLNGFSAVGSSYTSQHDNYYLASNINYIDYDKNLQTGPYNFGWASTLADKVEHFPYQDGLLIWYWDTSQEDNNTNEHPGEGLILPIDSHPTPINRLDGQIWRPRVAAYDAPFGLEKADSFTLHVNGQASYIRGQNAVQTFNDSKSYWTADQPTSSVKVPNNGVNIKVVSKTGTSMKVQVSKRK, from the coding sequence GTGCGCAAGCTACCCGCCGGGCTGTTCAGCCTGGCTTTGGCGGCGACGACCGGGCTCGGCTTGGCCGCTGCCTCGGCCACCAACGCCGCCACACCGCCCAAGCAAGGGTCGGCGCCGATCGCCAGCGAGGCCGCGCCTGCACCGGACGAACTGTCCAGCCCGCTGGAGGACAAGCGTCGCGAGCTGCGGCAGGAGGCCCTGACCCAGGTCATCAACGGACAGGCCACGCCCGAGCAGCGCAACGGCAGCACCGTCGTCAAGGTCGGCACCAAGGCCGCCGGTGCCAAGGGCACGAAGAACGCCAAGGGCAAGGTCGACCAGTACGTCGAGCTCAGCCGGGAGAAGACCGACCGGATCTTCGTCGTACTCGCGGAGTTCGGCAACGAGCGGCACCCGAACTACCCCGACCAGGACACCTCGGCGGCGTTCCCGGGCCCGGCCCGCTTCGACGGGCCGCTGCACAACCAGATCCCGGCGCCGGACCGCTCGGTCGACAACTCGACCGTCTGGCAGGCCGACTACAGCCAGCAGCACTTCCAGGACATGTACTTCGGCAACGGCAACTCGCTGAAGAAGTACTACGAGAAGCAGTCGTCCGGCCGGTACTCGGTGTCCGGCGAGGTCACCGACTGGGTCAAGGTCAAGTACAACGAGGCGCGGTACGGCCGCTCGAACGGCTACCCGTGCACCGGCAACGTCTGCAACAACACCTGGAACCTGATCCAGGACGCGGTCAACCAGTGGGTCGCCGACCAGGAGGCCAAGGGCCGGACCAAGGCGCAGATCACCGCGGACCTGAAGACGTTCGACCAGTGGGACCGTTACGACTACGACGGTGACGGCAACTTCAACGAGCCGGACGGGTACATCGACCACTTCCAGATCGTCCACTCCGGCGGCGACCAGGCCGACGGCGACCCGTGGCAGGGTGAGGACGCCATCTGGTCGCACCGCTGGTACGCCGGGTTCCCGGGCGGCCCGGTCACCAGCCCGACCGCCGGCGGCGCGCAGATCGGCGACACCGGCCTGTACGTCGGTGACTACACGATCCAGCCGGAGAACGGCGGCATCAGCGTCTTCGCGCACGAGTACGGCCACGACCTCGGTCTGCCGGACGAGTACGACACCTCCGGTGCGGCCGTCGAGAACGGCGTGAACTGGTGGACGATCATGTCCCAGAGCCGCGTCAGCAAGCCCAGCGACGGCGGTATCGGCGAGCAGGCGGCCGACTTCAACGCGTGGGACAAGCTGCAGCTCGGCTGGCTGGACTACGAGATCGTCACCGCCGGCCAGAACCGCACCGTCGACCTCGGCCCGCACGAGTACAACTCGAAGAAGGCCCAGGGTCTGGTGGTGACGCTGCCGAAGAAGCAGGTCGAGCACCAACTGGTCCAGCCCAGCGCCGGCACCAAGGACTGGTGGAGCGGTCAGGGCAACAACTTCACGCACACGATGAGCCGCCAGGTCACGCTCCCGGCCGGTCAGCCCGCGAGCCTCACGTTCCAGGCCAATTGGGACATCGAGGACTGCGGTACGACGGCCTGTGACTACGCGTACGTCGACGTCAACGACGGCACCGGTTTCAAGACGGTCCCCGGCAACATCACGAAGGCTGCCGAAGGCAACGGGATCGACGGCAAGAGCAACGGCTGGGTCCCGGCGACGTTCGACCTGTCGACGTACGCCGGTAAGACGATCACGCTGCAGTTCCGCTACGCCACCGACCCGGCGGCCGGCGGGATCGGCTTCTTCGCCGACGACATCAAGGTGACGTCGGGCTCCACCACCGTGGTGAACTCCGGCGCGGAGACCTCACCGGACGGCTGGACGCTGAACGGGTTCAGCGCGGTGGGTTCGTCGTACACGAGCCAGCACGACAACTACTACCTGGCGTCGAACATCAACTACATCGACTACGACAAGAACCTGCAGACCGGCCCGTACAACTTCGGTTGGGCGAGCACGCTGGCCGACAAGGTCGAGCACTTCCCGTACCAGGACGGTCTGCTGATCTGGTACTGGGACACCTCGCAGGAGGACAACAACACCAACGAGCACCCGGGTGAGGGCCTGATCCTGCCGATCGACTCACACCCGACGCCGATCAACCGCCTCGACGGCCAGATCTGGCGCCCGCGGGTCGCGGCGTACGACGCGCCGTTCGGCCTGGAGAAGGCCGACTCGTTCACCCTGCACGTCAACGGGCAGGCGAGCTACATCCGTGGCCAGAACGCCGTACAGACGTTCAACGACAGCAAGTCGTACTGGACCGCGGACCAGCCGACGAGCAGCGTCAAGGTCCCGAACAACGGAGTCAACATCAAGGTCGTCTCCAAGACCGGCACGTCGATGAAGGTCCAGGTCTCGAAGCGCAAGTAG
- the hflX gene encoding GTPase HflX → MTTHSHAYDETTDVELDLIEGEDSGDSLSGHDEYDHELSTEGLDLEERQALRRVVGMSTELTDISEVEYRKLLLERVLLVGVWTEGSAEDAENSLAELKLLAETAGSEVLDGVIQRRKKPDAATFIGSGKVSDLRNLVASLGADTVIADGELAPAQLRNLEDKLKVKVVDRTALILDIFAQHAKSKEGKAQVELAQLQYMKQRLRGWGGNLSRQAGGRVGAAGGGIGGRGPGETKIETDRRRINTKIAKLRRELKSLKGKRSTLRQERRRNLVPSVAIAGYTNAGKSSLLNKITGAGVLVEDALFATLDPTTRRTTASDGRVYTLTDTVGFVRHLPHDIVEAFRSTLEEVADADLLLHVVDGSHPDPLAQIQAVREVLAEIHASDVPEIIVINKADLADPMALAPILHREPHAIVVSARTGEGMDKLRELIEDGLPQPNVALDVLLPYDRGDLVSRIHSEGSVEQLEHTAEGTRVTARVHPALAGDLTPYATA, encoded by the coding sequence ATGACGACCCATTCACATGCATACGACGAGACCACCGACGTCGAACTTGACCTCATCGAGGGCGAGGACTCCGGCGATTCGTTGTCGGGTCACGATGAGTATGACCACGAACTGAGCACCGAGGGCCTCGACCTGGAGGAGCGCCAAGCGCTTCGCCGTGTGGTCGGGATGTCCACCGAGCTGACCGACATCAGCGAGGTCGAGTACCGCAAGCTGCTGCTCGAGCGGGTGCTGCTGGTCGGCGTCTGGACCGAGGGCAGCGCCGAGGACGCGGAGAACTCGCTGGCCGAGCTGAAGCTGCTCGCCGAGACCGCCGGTTCCGAGGTGCTCGACGGCGTGATCCAGCGGCGGAAGAAGCCGGACGCCGCGACGTTCATCGGCTCCGGCAAGGTGTCCGACCTGCGCAACCTGGTCGCGTCGCTCGGCGCGGACACGGTGATCGCCGACGGTGAGCTGGCTCCCGCGCAGTTGCGCAACCTGGAGGACAAGCTCAAGGTCAAGGTGGTCGACCGGACCGCGCTGATCCTGGACATCTTCGCGCAGCACGCGAAGAGCAAGGAAGGCAAGGCCCAGGTCGAGCTGGCCCAGCTGCAGTACATGAAGCAGCGGCTTCGTGGTTGGGGTGGCAACCTGTCCCGCCAGGCCGGTGGACGCGTCGGCGCGGCCGGTGGCGGTATCGGTGGTCGTGGTCCTGGTGAAACCAAGATCGAGACCGACCGGCGCCGGATCAACACCAAGATCGCCAAGCTGCGCCGCGAGCTGAAGAGCCTCAAGGGCAAGCGTTCGACCTTGCGCCAGGAGCGTCGCCGCAACCTGGTCCCGTCGGTCGCAATCGCCGGTTACACCAACGCCGGCAAGTCCTCGCTGCTCAACAAGATCACCGGCGCGGGCGTGCTGGTCGAGGACGCGCTGTTCGCGACCCTCGACCCGACCACCCGCCGTACGACGGCCTCGGACGGGCGCGTGTACACGCTGACCGACACCGTCGGGTTCGTCCGGCACCTTCCGCACGACATCGTCGAGGCATTCCGCTCGACGCTGGAGGAGGTCGCGGACGCGGACCTGCTGCTGCACGTGGTCGACGGTTCACACCCCGACCCGCTGGCGCAGATCCAGGCCGTGCGCGAGGTGCTCGCCGAGATCCACGCAAGCGACGTGCCGGAGATCATCGTGATCAACAAGGCCGACCTGGCCGATCCGATGGCGCTGGCACCGATCCTGCACCGCGAGCCGCACGCGATCGTGGTGTCGGCCCGCACCGGCGAAGGCATGGACAAGCTCCGCGAACTGATCGAGGACGGCCTGCCGCAGCCCAACGTCGCCCTCGACGTCCTGCTGCCGTACGACCGCGGCGACCTGGTCTCCCGGATCCACTCCGAGGGCTCGGTCGAGCAGCTCGAGCACACTGCTGAGGGCACCCGCGTGACGGCCCGGGTCCACCCGGCCCTGGCCGGCGACCTGACGCCGTACGCAACCGCCTGA
- the menC gene encoding o-succinylbenzoate synthase, which translates to MSTELRIVAARLHRVRMPLVHEFQTSSHRKAFLDHILVELQDASGAIGWGEIASSSDPYYAPETVESCWHIASHYLLPAVLNQPWTHPADLSRRWSKVRGNNFAKAGVDTAVWVLYAETRSMPLATVLGGTRSEVVAGVSLGIEPSIDDLLTQVAAQVAAGYPRVKLKIAPGWDIEPVRAVRAAYPGLDLHVDANGIYTADDLKLLQQLDEFGLTMIEQPFAPRDLLTHAELQRTIETPVCLDESIETVDDLETALALEALQVLNIKVSRMGGLTPAREAHDRARGEGIPVWCGGMHEFGIGRLANVALSSLEGFTLPSDVSASEKYYARDVVEPAVVAVEGVVQVPGATGLGHVVDRALIEANTVAELTLGPEQE; encoded by the coding sequence ATGTCAACTGAACTCAGAATCGTCGCGGCCCGGCTACATCGGGTCCGGATGCCGCTGGTGCACGAGTTCCAGACCAGCTCGCACCGCAAGGCGTTCCTCGATCACATCCTGGTCGAGCTGCAGGACGCGTCCGGCGCGATCGGCTGGGGCGAGATCGCCTCGTCCTCCGATCCGTACTACGCACCCGAAACGGTCGAGTCGTGCTGGCACATCGCCTCGCACTACCTGCTGCCCGCGGTCCTGAACCAGCCGTGGACCCACCCCGCCGATCTGAGCCGTCGCTGGTCGAAGGTCCGCGGCAACAACTTCGCCAAGGCCGGCGTGGACACCGCCGTCTGGGTGCTGTACGCCGAGACCCGGTCCATGCCCCTGGCGACAGTTCTCGGCGGGACGCGGTCCGAGGTCGTTGCCGGTGTCTCGCTCGGCATCGAGCCGTCGATCGACGATCTCCTCACCCAGGTCGCCGCCCAGGTCGCCGCCGGCTACCCGCGGGTGAAGCTGAAGATCGCCCCGGGCTGGGACATCGAGCCGGTCCGCGCCGTGCGTGCGGCGTACCCCGGGCTCGATCTGCATGTGGATGCCAACGGCATCTATACCGCCGACGATCTGAAACTCTTGCAGCAGCTGGACGAGTTCGGGCTGACGATGATCGAGCAGCCGTTCGCGCCTCGCGACCTGCTCACGCACGCCGAGCTGCAGCGCACGATCGAGACGCCGGTCTGCCTCGACGAGAGCATCGAGACGGTCGACGACCTGGAGACCGCGCTGGCGCTAGAAGCGCTGCAGGTCCTGAACATCAAGGTGTCCCGGATGGGCGGCCTGACCCCAGCGCGTGAAGCGCACGACCGGGCGCGCGGCGAAGGCATCCCGGTCTGGTGCGGCGGCATGCACGAGTTCGGCATCGGCCGGCTCGCGAACGTCGCACTCTCCAGTCTCGAGGGGTTCACCCTCCCATCGGATGTGTCCGCCTCGGAGAAGTACTACGCCCGGGACGTCGTCGAACCCGCCGTCGTCGCGGTCGAAGGGGTCGTACAGGTGCCCGGGGCAACCGGTCTCGGTCACGTCGTGGACCGCGCGCTGATCGAGGCGAACACCGTCGCCGAGCTGACCCTCGGACCAGAACAGGAGTGA
- the macS gene encoding MacS family sensor histidine kinase, with the protein MERETVDLLQPLWRALVVFRIITWGFACLGVWTRWDGIVRPTGAVLQLAVMGIWTLISSLGYSRRWGRRNTRLAFADLIITVGCMYATLWAQPLIDIRGGASVLTSVWVAGPVLALAISRGRDGGLLGAATISLALLSLRGVDNASKILSNVQLLLVAGLVVGYAASTMRRAGDRLRSAIAAESATAERLRLSRSIHDGVLQVLAQVQRRGTAIGGDALELAHLAAEQEVALRTLMSARPAVLADGDRVDLCGLLLPLATTRVDVVVPAAQVLLPAATADELVAAVKEALSNVSKHAGPEARCWVAVEDLGDEVVVTVRDDGVGTTPARLEQARVDGHLGVSQSIRGRIADLGGTVAVRTAPGEGTEWELKVAV; encoded by the coding sequence GTGGAGCGCGAGACGGTCGACCTGCTGCAGCCGCTGTGGCGTGCGCTGGTGGTGTTCCGCATCATCACGTGGGGCTTCGCCTGCCTCGGCGTGTGGACTCGGTGGGACGGCATCGTCCGGCCCACCGGTGCCGTACTCCAGCTGGCCGTGATGGGAATCTGGACGCTGATCTCGTCGCTCGGCTACAGCAGACGCTGGGGCCGCCGCAATACCCGGCTCGCGTTCGCGGACCTGATCATCACGGTCGGCTGCATGTACGCGACCCTCTGGGCGCAGCCGCTGATCGACATCCGCGGAGGAGCCTCGGTGCTGACCTCGGTCTGGGTGGCCGGTCCAGTCCTGGCGCTGGCGATCTCCCGCGGCCGCGACGGCGGTCTGCTCGGCGCCGCGACGATCAGCCTGGCGCTGTTGTCGCTGCGCGGTGTCGACAACGCGTCGAAGATCCTCAGCAACGTGCAGTTGTTGTTGGTGGCCGGTCTGGTCGTCGGGTACGCCGCGTCGACCATGCGGCGGGCGGGGGACCGGCTGCGGTCGGCGATCGCGGCAGAGAGCGCGACGGCCGAGCGGCTGCGGCTGAGTCGCTCGATCCACGACGGCGTACTGCAGGTGCTGGCGCAGGTCCAACGCCGCGGTACGGCGATCGGCGGCGACGCGCTCGAACTCGCTCACCTGGCTGCCGAGCAGGAGGTGGCCCTGCGCACCTTGATGTCGGCGCGGCCGGCCGTTCTCGCAGACGGGGATCGCGTTGATCTGTGTGGGTTGTTGTTGCCGTTGGCCACGACGCGGGTGGACGTCGTCGTACCGGCGGCGCAAGTACTGTTGCCCGCGGCCACCGCTGACGAACTGGTTGCTGCGGTCAAGGAAGCGCTGAGCAACGTGTCCAAACATGCCGGCCCGGAGGCGCGCTGCTGGGTGGCGGTGGAAGATCTGGGCGACGAGGTCGTGGTTACTGTCCGGGACGACGGAGTCGGTACGACGCCTGCCCGGCTCGAGCAGGCCCGCGTCGACGGCCACCTGGGGGTCAGCCAGTCGATCCGCGGCCGGATCGCGGACCTGGGCGGCACAGTCGCAGTACGCACAGCGCCGGGCGAAGGAACCGAGTGGGAGTTGAAGGTAGCCGTATGA
- a CDS encoding amidohydrolase family protein, with product MTGRVALTGGMIADGIGAEPAPGTVLVEGDRIAAVLPPGATPSGAEVIDATGNIVAPGFIDLHSHADFSLRTSPAAESQLAQGVTTLVAGNCGWSPFPITDLATLQAGTAFLGPKHDWSWNDLAGFAATLDSAVNLALQVGHCTLRIAVMGNARRAPSPDELRQMQDLLRAAADQGAVGFSTGLIYAPGAYASPEEVAALVATAAECDLLYSTHIRNEGAGLLAALDEAMSAARAGNARLEISHLKAVGKVNHGLVSAALEHLEQADDLDIGWDAYPYTATSTTLTTRLPSWALADGALLDRLADPTERDRIAEALRSDKLLSPDSVVIASLPPGRYEDSRGLSLTEIARRDDVDAAEIVLRILENHQAAVSVVNHAMSEDDVITVLQHPGTAIASDGWIMDATGSGHPHPRNFGTFPRVLGHYARDLGIFSLAEAIRRMTSLPAARLGLSDRGTIKPGAIADLVVLNPTTIADMSTYDDPWQLSVGVEHVLVAGQLALVDGKPTGQLPGRVLTS from the coding sequence ATGACAGGCCGGGTGGCACTGACCGGCGGCATGATCGCGGACGGGATCGGCGCCGAACCGGCGCCCGGGACCGTGCTGGTCGAGGGCGATCGCATCGCCGCCGTACTCCCACCCGGTGCGACGCCGTCCGGGGCAGAGGTCATCGATGCCACAGGCAACATTGTCGCACCGGGATTCATCGATCTTCACTCACATGCGGATTTCAGTCTGCGCACAAGTCCGGCCGCCGAGTCCCAGCTCGCGCAGGGTGTGACGACGCTGGTCGCGGGCAACTGCGGCTGGTCGCCGTTCCCGATCACCGACCTGGCGACCTTGCAGGCGGGTACGGCGTTCCTCGGACCGAAGCACGACTGGTCCTGGAACGATCTCGCCGGCTTCGCTGCAACGTTGGATTCCGCGGTGAACCTGGCCCTCCAGGTCGGCCACTGCACGCTCCGGATCGCAGTGATGGGGAACGCGCGGCGCGCGCCGTCGCCGGACGAGCTGCGGCAGATGCAGGACCTGCTCCGAGCAGCCGCCGATCAGGGCGCGGTCGGGTTCTCGACCGGGCTGATCTACGCGCCGGGCGCCTACGCCTCACCGGAGGAGGTCGCCGCGCTCGTTGCCACCGCCGCCGAATGCGACCTGCTCTACTCGACCCACATCCGCAACGAAGGCGCCGGCCTGCTCGCAGCGCTGGACGAGGCCATGTCAGCCGCCCGTGCCGGCAACGCGCGCCTCGAGATCTCCCATCTGAAGGCAGTCGGCAAGGTGAACCACGGCCTGGTCTCCGCGGCGCTGGAACATCTCGAGCAGGCTGATGATCTCGACATCGGCTGGGACGCCTACCCCTACACCGCCACCAGCACGACCCTCACGACCCGCCTGCCCAGCTGGGCTCTGGCCGACGGCGCGCTCCTCGACCGCCTGGCAGACCCGACCGAACGCGACCGGATCGCCGAAGCCCTGCGCTCCGACAAACTGCTCTCGCCGGACTCGGTCGTCATCGCGTCACTGCCACCCGGCCGCTACGAGGACAGCCGCGGCCTCAGCCTCACCGAGATCGCCCGGCGCGACGACGTCGACGCCGCCGAGATCGTCCTGCGCATCCTCGAGAACCACCAGGCCGCGGTCAGCGTGGTCAACCACGCGATGAGCGAGGACGACGTGATCACCGTCCTCCAACACCCTGGTACGGCGATCGCCAGCGACGGCTGGATCATGGACGCGACCGGCTCTGGCCACCCGCATCCGCGCAACTTCGGCACGTTCCCCCGGGTTCTCGGCCACTACGCCCGCGACCTCGGCATCTTCTCGCTCGCCGAAGCGATCCGCCGGATGACCTCGCTCCCGGCCGCCCGGCTCGGCCTCTCCGACCGCGGCACGATCAAACCCGGCGCAATCGCCGACCTGGTCGTCCTCAACCCCACCACGATCGCCGACATGTCGACGTACGACGACCCCTGGCAACTGTCCGTCGGCGTCGAACACGTCCTGGTCGCCGGTCAGCTTGCCCTGGTTGACGGCAAACCCACCGGTCAACTGCCGGGCCGAGTCCTTACTTCTTGA
- a CDS encoding MurR/RpiR family transcriptional regulator — protein sequence MPDDPRNRELASPHERYDARLQRRSSTLLQRRVVEQERASIDEALDQILTDESIAQAAARIVAARRRFIVGSAKSFSYASLLAFDLGAGLSQVTLIDGTVVRGVDVLSDVRSNDLMVAFSFRRYRRDTVEIATRFVEAGGELVAVTDFEDAPLAKIADQSIYVATGSASYVDSPTVVASVLHVLATLTTASAKGARRRLLERDRLNTELGLYVN from the coding sequence ATGCCTGACGATCCCCGCAACCGCGAGCTCGCCAGCCCTCATGAGCGGTACGACGCGCGCCTGCAACGCCGGTCGTCGACGCTCCTGCAGCGTCGCGTGGTCGAGCAGGAGCGGGCCTCGATCGACGAGGCCCTCGACCAGATCCTGACCGACGAGTCGATCGCGCAGGCAGCCGCCCGGATCGTCGCCGCCCGCCGGCGCTTCATCGTCGGATCGGCGAAGTCGTTCTCGTACGCGTCGTTGCTGGCCTTCGACCTCGGGGCCGGCCTGTCGCAGGTGACGTTGATCGACGGCACGGTCGTCCGCGGCGTCGACGTACTGTCCGATGTCCGGTCCAACGACCTGATGGTCGCGTTCTCGTTCCGGCGGTACCGGCGCGACACGGTCGAGATCGCGACGCGGTTCGTGGAGGCCGGTGGCGAACTGGTCGCGGTGACGGACTTCGAGGACGCGCCGCTGGCCAAGATCGCCGACCAGAGCATCTACGTCGCGACCGGGAGTGCGTCGTACGTCGACTCGCCGACCGTCGTCGCATCCGTGCTGCATGTGCTCGCGACGCTGACCACCGCGAGCGCGAAAGGCGCGCGGCGACGCTTGCTCGAGCGCGACCGGCTGAACACGGAGCTGGGGCTTTATGTCAACTGA
- the dapF gene encoding diaminopimelate epimerase produces MSTFPWLKGHGTENDFVILPDPDGSLHGELDSDLVQFLCDRHAGLGADGVLRVIRGDKQSYVEDGGDWFMDYRNADGSIAEMCGNGVRVFVKYLADAGLIDDKPVRVGTRAGIKAVAQNDDGTLTVDMGEPTLPGPSGIVVEANGHQWPAVHVDMGNPHAVAFVDNLDEPGNLCDQPTWSPDSAFPHGVNVEFVVRRGAHDVQMRVHERGSGETRSCGTGTCAVTVAAARQARDELPVTYRVGVPGGEVSVTWRADNHLELTGPAVLHARGDFDRAWLPA; encoded by the coding sequence ATGAGCACGTTTCCCTGGTTGAAGGGTCATGGCACGGAGAACGACTTCGTGATCCTGCCTGATCCCGACGGTTCGCTGCACGGCGAGCTGGACTCAGACCTCGTCCAGTTCCTGTGCGACCGCCATGCCGGCCTCGGCGCGGACGGCGTGCTGCGGGTGATCCGGGGCGACAAGCAGTCGTACGTCGAGGACGGCGGCGACTGGTTCATGGATTACCGGAATGCGGACGGTTCGATCGCAGAGATGTGCGGGAACGGTGTCCGGGTGTTCGTGAAGTACCTCGCGGACGCGGGCCTGATCGACGACAAGCCCGTCCGCGTGGGCACCCGCGCCGGTATCAAGGCGGTCGCGCAGAACGACGACGGCACGCTGACCGTCGACATGGGCGAGCCGACGCTGCCGGGCCCGTCCGGGATCGTGGTGGAGGCCAACGGTCACCAGTGGCCCGCGGTACATGTCGACATGGGCAATCCGCACGCGGTCGCATTCGTCGACAACCTGGACGAGCCCGGAAACCTGTGCGACCAGCCGACCTGGTCGCCCGATTCGGCCTTCCCGCACGGCGTGAACGTGGAATTCGTCGTACGTCGGGGTGCTCACGACGTGCAGATGCGGGTCCATGAGCGTGGTTCGGGGGAGACCCGGTCCTGCGGGACAGGTACCTGCGCCGTGACCGTGGCCGCGGCACGACAGGCCCGTGACGAGCTTCCGGTGACGTACCGCGTCGGCGTACCGGGCGGTGAAGTGAGCGTGACGTGGCGTGCGGACAACCACTTGGAGCTGACCGGACCGGCCGTTCTGCATGCTCGCGGGGACTTCGATCGGGCCTGGCTTCCCGCCTGA
- a CDS encoding response regulator, with protein sequence MTRVMIVDDHPMWREGVARDLGSRGYDVCATASDVAGAVKIALATRPDVVVMDLQLGSGSGVDATREITTALPDTRVLVLSASAEQGDVLAAVKNGASGYLVKSASLDEFDDAVRRTAEGDAIFSAGLAGLLLGEYRRLGAGGPEVPKLTDRETEVLRLVARGLTAKQIATRLVLSHRTVENHVQNTLRKLQLHNRAELVRYAIEHGLDE encoded by the coding sequence ATGACGCGTGTGATGATCGTCGACGACCATCCGATGTGGCGCGAGGGAGTCGCGCGCGACCTCGGCAGCCGCGGGTACGACGTGTGCGCCACCGCGTCGGATGTGGCCGGCGCGGTGAAGATCGCGCTGGCGACCCGTCCGGATGTGGTGGTGATGGATCTGCAGCTGGGCTCCGGCTCAGGTGTGGACGCGACTCGGGAGATCACGACGGCGCTGCCCGACACCCGGGTGCTGGTGCTGTCCGCCAGCGCGGAGCAGGGCGACGTACTCGCGGCGGTGAAGAACGGCGCGTCAGGGTATCTGGTGAAGTCGGCCTCGCTGGACGAGTTCGACGACGCCGTACGCCGTACCGCCGAGGGTGATGCGATCTTCAGCGCAGGGCTGGCCGGGCTGTTGCTGGGGGAGTATCGCCGACTGGGAGCCGGCGGTCCCGAGGTACCGAAGCTGACGGACCGCGAGACCGAAGTACTGCGGTTGGTGGCCCGCGGCCTGACCGCCAAACAGATCGCCACCCGCCTGGTCCTCTCTCACCGCACCGTCGAGAACCACGTCCAGAACACCCTCCGCAAACTCCAACTCCACAACCGAGCCGAACTCGTCCGCTACGCAATCGAACACGGGCTGGACGAGTAG